A stretch of the Clostridiales bacterium genome encodes the following:
- the carB gene encoding carbamoyl-phosphate synthase large subunit, which produces MAKRTDIKKVLIIGSGPIVIGQAAEFDYAGTQACLALKEEGYEVVLCNSNPATIMTDTSIADKVYMEPLTLEYIAKILRYERPDAIVPGIGGQTGLNLAMQLERKGVLKECGTELLGTSSRSIERAEDRELFKEMCQSIGEPVIPSEITYSLEEAKKAALDIGYPVVLRPAFTLGGTGGGFAYNEEELIEIGTNAFRLSPVHQVLIEKSVRGYKEIEFEVMRDSNDKAITICGMENVDPVGVHTGDSVVVAPILSLNDHDLKMLNDSAIRIIRELKIEGGCNVQFALNPESSEYFLIEVNPRVSRSSALASKASGYPIARVTAKIALGMALEEIPVAGGNAAMEPSLDYIVAKFPRFPFDKFTDASNMLGTQMKATGEVMGIGSNLEECMLKSVRSLETGVCHLHMAKFDGMSREELLDYVSEFRADTLFAVTELLRRGEPIETVHEKTMITGLFLESLKKITEMEKVLAAAPGDTAVLRQAKEMGFGDKAIAGFWNMKETDIYALRKQNGIVPVFRMVDTLHTGKYIAYLYSSYTNKNDSILTDKKKIVVLGAGPIRIGQGVEFDYSTVHAVQTIRRAGYEAIIINNNPETVSTDYTTADKLYFEPLTPEDVMAIIDFEQPEGVIASLGGQTAINLAQPLMDRGVKIIGTDCAAIEKAENRDSFEKILLDLNIPQPKGRAVTRIEDGVQAAAEIGYPVLVRPSFVLGGRAMQIVANEDQLRHYLKTAVEIDADKPVLVDKYIRGKEVEVDAICDGRDVFVPGIMELVERTGIHSGDSISVYPAFSISNRVKGIILQYAKKLGLGIGIIGLYNIQFIVDEKEDVYIIEVNPRSSRTVPFLSKSTGYSLADIATEVILGKSLKEQGIFDLYPEEKKRYYVKVPVFSFNKIKGLDAYLSPEMKSTGEAIGYDDKLNRALYKALQAGGTRLQNYGTVLATIADRDKAEALPLIRRFYNLGFNIEATPGTAKFLKENGIRTHMLKKISEGSNEILESIRQGHVAYIINTREIGATDSEHDGLQIRLTATENNATIFTSLDTVRVLLDVLEETTLTISTIDA; this is translated from the coding sequence ATGGCGAAACGGACAGATATCAAGAAGGTACTGATCATCGGCAGCGGCCCGATCGTGATCGGCCAGGCGGCGGAGTTTGACTACGCCGGCACCCAGGCGTGCCTGGCCCTGAAGGAAGAGGGCTACGAGGTCGTGCTCTGCAACTCCAACCCGGCGACGATCATGACGGACACCTCCATTGCGGACAAGGTGTACATGGAGCCGCTGACCCTGGAATACATCGCCAAGATCCTGCGCTATGAGCGGCCGGACGCCATCGTGCCCGGCATCGGCGGACAGACGGGCCTGAACCTGGCCATGCAGCTGGAACGCAAGGGTGTGCTGAAGGAGTGCGGCACGGAGCTGCTGGGCACCTCCAGCCGGAGCATCGAGCGGGCGGAGGACCGCGAGCTGTTCAAGGAAATGTGCCAGAGCATCGGTGAGCCGGTGATCCCAAGCGAGATTACCTACAGCCTGGAAGAGGCGAAGAAGGCGGCGTTGGACATCGGCTATCCGGTGGTGCTGCGGCCCGCGTTCACCCTGGGCGGTACCGGCGGCGGCTTCGCCTACAATGAGGAAGAACTGATCGAGATCGGCACGAATGCCTTCCGGCTGAGCCCGGTGCACCAGGTGCTGATTGAAAAGAGCGTGCGCGGATACAAGGAGATCGAGTTCGAAGTCATGCGGGACAGCAATGACAAGGCGATCACCATCTGCGGCATGGAGAACGTGGACCCCGTAGGTGTGCACACCGGCGACAGCGTGGTGGTGGCGCCGATCCTGAGCCTGAACGACCACGACCTGAAGATGCTGAACGACAGCGCGATCCGCATCATCCGGGAACTGAAGATCGAAGGCGGCTGCAATGTGCAGTTTGCCCTGAACCCCGAAAGCAGCGAATACTTCCTGATTGAGGTCAACCCGCGGGTGAGCCGGTCTTCCGCCCTGGCGAGCAAGGCCAGCGGATACCCGATTGCCCGGGTGACTGCGAAGATTGCCCTGGGCATGGCGCTGGAGGAGATTCCGGTGGCCGGCGGCAACGCGGCCATGGAGCCGAGCCTCGACTACATTGTGGCGAAGTTCCCGCGGTTCCCCTTCGACAAGTTTACTGACGCCAGCAACATGCTGGGCACCCAGATGAAGGCGACCGGCGAAGTGATGGGCATCGGCAGCAACCTCGAAGAGTGCATGCTCAAGAGCGTACGCAGCCTGGAGACGGGCGTATGCCACCTGCACATGGCGAAATTCGACGGAATGAGCCGCGAAGAGCTGCTGGACTATGTGTCCGAATTCCGCGCGGATACCCTGTTTGCGGTGACGGAGCTGCTGCGCCGCGGCGAGCCGATTGAGACCGTCCACGAAAAGACCATGATCACCGGGCTGTTCCTGGAAAGCCTGAAAAAGATCACGGAGATGGAGAAGGTCCTGGCGGCGGCGCCGGGAGATACGGCGGTGCTGCGGCAGGCCAAGGAAATGGGCTTCGGCGACAAGGCCATCGCAGGCTTCTGGAACATGAAGGAGACCGATATCTACGCGCTGCGGAAGCAGAACGGAATCGTGCCGGTGTTCCGCATGGTGGATACCCTGCATACCGGCAAGTACATCGCTTACCTCTACTCCAGCTACACCAACAAAAACGATTCCATCCTGACGGACAAGAAGAAGATTGTGGTGCTGGGCGCCGGCCCGATCCGTATCGGCCAGGGCGTGGAATTCGACTACTCCACGGTGCACGCGGTACAGACCATCCGCCGCGCCGGATACGAAGCGATCATCATCAACAACAACCCGGAAACGGTTTCCACCGACTACACCACGGCCGACAAGCTGTACTTTGAGCCGCTGACGCCCGAAGACGTGATGGCGATCATCGACTTTGAGCAGCCGGAAGGCGTGATTGCCTCCCTGGGCGGCCAGACGGCCATCAACCTGGCCCAGCCGCTGATGGACCGCGGCGTGAAAATCATCGGAACGGACTGCGCCGCCATCGAAAAGGCGGAGAACCGCGACAGCTTCGAAAAGATCCTGCTGGACCTGAACATCCCGCAGCCGAAGGGCCGGGCGGTGACCCGGATTGAGGACGGTGTGCAGGCCGCGGCGGAGATCGGCTACCCGGTACTGGTACGCCCGAGCTTCGTGCTGGGCGGCCGCGCGATGCAGATCGTCGCGAACGAGGATCAGCTGCGCCACTACCTGAAGACTGCGGTGGAAATCGACGCGGACAAGCCGGTGCTGGTGGACAAGTACATCCGCGGCAAGGAAGTGGAAGTGGACGCGATCTGCGACGGCCGCGACGTGTTCGTGCCCGGCATCATGGAACTGGTGGAACGGACCGGTATCCACTCCGGCGACTCCATCTCGGTGTATCCCGCCTTCTCCATCAGCAACCGCGTGAAGGGGATCATCCTGCAGTACGCGAAGAAGCTGGGCCTGGGCATCGGCATCATCGGCCTGTACAACATCCAGTTCATCGTGGATGAGAAGGAAGACGTGTATATCATTGAGGTGAATCCGCGCTCCAGCCGGACCGTGCCCTTCCTGAGCAAGTCCACCGGATACTCCCTGGCGGATATCGCCACGGAGGTCATCCTCGGCAAGAGCCTGAAGGAACAGGGCATCTTCGACCTGTATCCCGAAGAGAAGAAACGCTACTATGTCAAGGTGCCGGTATTCAGCTTCAACAAGATCAAGGGCCTGGACGCCTACCTGAGCCCGGAAATGAAATCCACAGGCGAAGCGATCGGCTACGATGACAAGCTGAACCGCGCACTTTACAAGGCGCTGCAGGCCGGCGGAACCCGCCTGCAGAACTACGGCACGGTGCTGGCGACCATCGCGGACCGCGACAAGGCGGAAGCGCTTCCGCTGATCCGCCGGTTCTACAACCTGGGCTTCAACATTGAGGCGACGCCCGGCACCGCGAAGTTCCTGAAGGAGAACGGCATCCGCACGCACATGCTGAAGAAGATCAGCGAAGGCAGCAATGAGATCCTGGAAAGCATCCGGCAGGGACATGTGGCCTACATCATCAACACCCGGGAGATCGGGGCGACGGACTCCGAGCATGACGGACTGCAGATCCGCCTGACGGCGACCGAGAACAACGCGACGATCTTCACCAGCCTGGATACGGTGCGGGTGCTGCTGGACGTGCTGGAGGAGACGACCCTGACCATCTCGACCATCGACGCGTGA
- a CDS encoding dihydroorotase: MTVKQVITAEMRKDAIQQSGGVFIFPGFCDVHVHYREPGFSYKETIESGSRAAARGGYTAVCAMPNLNPVPDSLPHLAEEEALIRAAGDITAVYPYAALTVGEKGQEAADLEELAPQVIAFSDDGKGVQSESMMRSLMERCRKLGKIIAAHCEDETLVRGGYIHDGVYAREHGHRGICSESEWGPIARDIRLAKETGCAYHVCHISCRESVELIRQAKRDGVDITCETGPHYLLMDENDLQEDGRFRMNPPIRAKEDREALLEGLVDGTIDMIATDHAPHSAEEKSRGLAGSAFGIVGLETAFPVLYTGLVRKGILPLERLIDLMAFNPRERFGISLAAGDRTEWDLGREYEIDPAEFLSMGKATPFAGWKVFGRCVRTVHNGKTVYEETVK, from the coding sequence ATGACTGTGAAACAGGTAATAACCGCGGAAATGCGGAAGGATGCCATTCAGCAATCAGGCGGCGTATTTATTTTTCCCGGCTTCTGCGATGTGCACGTGCACTATCGGGAGCCGGGTTTTTCTTATAAGGAAACGATCGAAAGCGGCAGCCGGGCGGCAGCGCGGGGCGGATACACCGCCGTGTGCGCGATGCCGAACCTGAACCCGGTGCCGGACAGCCTGCCGCACCTGGCAGAGGAAGAAGCGCTGATCCGCGCGGCGGGGGACATCACGGCGGTTTACCCCTATGCGGCGCTGACCGTCGGGGAGAAGGGACAGGAGGCCGCGGACCTGGAGGAGCTTGCTCCGCAAGTGATTGCCTTCTCGGATGACGGCAAGGGCGTCCAGTCCGAAAGCATGATGCGCAGCCTGATGGAGCGCTGCCGGAAGCTGGGGAAGATCATCGCGGCCCACTGCGAGGATGAAACCCTGGTGCGGGGCGGATACATCCACGACGGCGTGTATGCCCGGGAGCACGGGCACAGGGGCATCTGCAGCGAGAGCGAATGGGGCCCGATCGCCCGGGATATCCGCCTGGCAAAGGAAACCGGATGCGCCTACCACGTATGCCACATCAGCTGCAGGGAGAGCGTGGAACTGATCCGGCAGGCGAAGAGGGATGGGGTGGACATCACCTGCGAAACAGGGCCGCATTACCTGCTGATGGATGAGAACGACCTGCAGGAGGACGGCCGGTTCAGGATGAACCCGCCGATCCGCGCGAAGGAAGACCGCGAAGCGCTCCTGGAAGGCCTGGTGGACGGAACGATCGACATGATTGCGACGGACCACGCGCCGCACAGCGCGGAGGAAAAGAGCCGCGGGCTGGCGGGAAGCGCCTTCGGGATTGTGGGGCTGGAGACCGCCTTCCCGGTGCTGTATACCGGGCTGGTGCGGAAGGGCATCCTGCCGCTGGAGCGGCTGATTGACCTGATGGCCTTCAATCCCCGGGAACGGTTCGGGATCTCCCTGGCGGCGGGAGACCGGACGGAATGGGACCTGGGCCGGGAATACGAAATTGATCCGGCGGAGTTCCTGAGCATGGGCAAGGCAACACCCTTCGCGGGGTGGAAGGTTTTCGGCCGGTGCGTCCGGACGGTGCATAATGGAAAGACGGTTTACGAAGAAACGGTGAAATAA
- a CDS encoding dihydroorotate dehydrogenase electron transfer subunit — translation MKEQKLTVTENRALTESVYRMELAGEALEAQKPGQFVNIRLDGLFLRRPISVYDSAEGRLMIIYKAVGKGTRQMTGLKPGAELDVLTGLGNGYDLDKAGDRPLLLGGGVGVPPLYLLAKQLRAQGRAVSVVLGFNTRTEVFGEEEFKALGCDVTVTTADGSYGKRGFVTDALPEEYSFFYTCGPEPMLRAVYRATKTGGQFSFEERMGCGFGACMGCSCKTITGYKRICREGPVLEKEEILWAD, via the coding sequence ATGAAGGAACAAAAACTGACCGTAACGGAAAACCGGGCGCTGACTGAAAGCGTATACCGGATGGAGCTGGCCGGCGAAGCGCTGGAGGCGCAGAAGCCTGGGCAGTTTGTGAACATTCGGCTGGACGGACTGTTCCTGCGCCGCCCGATCTCCGTGTACGACTCGGCGGAAGGCCGCCTGATGATCATCTACAAGGCAGTCGGGAAGGGCACACGCCAGATGACCGGGCTGAAGCCCGGGGCGGAGCTGGATGTGCTGACCGGGCTCGGCAACGGATATGACCTGGACAAGGCTGGGGACCGGCCGCTGCTGCTGGGCGGCGGCGTCGGCGTGCCGCCGCTGTACCTGCTGGCGAAGCAGCTGCGGGCGCAGGGGCGCGCGGTGAGCGTGGTGCTCGGGTTCAACACCCGGACGGAGGTGTTCGGCGAAGAAGAGTTCAAAGCGCTGGGCTGTGACGTGACCGTGACGACGGCGGACGGGAGCTACGGAAAGCGCGGATTTGTGACGGACGCGCTGCCGGAGGAATACAGCTTCTTCTACACCTGCGGGCCGGAACCGATGCTGCGGGCAGTGTACCGCGCGACAAAGACCGGCGGGCAGTTCAGCTTTGAGGAACGGATGGGCTGCGGCTTCGGCGCCTGCATGGGCTGCAGCTGCAAAACCATTACCGGATACAAGCGGATCTGCCGGGAAGGCCCGGTGCTGGAAAAGGAGGAGATCCTGTGGGCAGACTGA